One window of candidate division KSB1 bacterium genomic DNA carries:
- a CDS encoding amidohydrolase family protein yields the protein MNKPFLSFLAVLLLPVFLFAQNTILHCGKFIDGKSNSMKSEVSIVVSDNKIIEIKNGYIEGDEGDTIIDLKDQTVMPGLMDMHVHLSGELSPKSYSEKFYMNPEDYAYRSVPFARRTLLAGFTTVRDLGGVINTPLRNAINRGFVSGPRIFSAGKSLATTGGHADPTNSLNRQIEGDAGPKEGVVNGIEDAQKAVRHRYKNGADVIKITATGGVLSVAKSGQNPQFTEEEIKAIVDTGKDYGMHVAAHAHGAEGMKRAIRAGVRSIEHGTLMDDEAIELFKKHGTYYVPTILAGVTVAERAKIDGYFPDLVRPKAAAIGPKIQETFSRAYKAGVKIAFGTDSGVSPHGINAQEFELMVEGGMPPMEAIQSATKVTAELLGIDDELGTLEKGKTADVVAVDGDPLKDISVMQKVVFVMKEGRIYKHETDTSEKHTTSVNIP from the coding sequence ATGAACAAACCATTTCTTAGTTTCTTAGCTGTGCTGCTTTTACCGGTTTTTTTATTTGCACAAAATACCATTCTGCATTGCGGCAAGTTTATCGACGGTAAATCGAACAGCATGAAATCCGAGGTGTCCATAGTGGTTTCTGATAACAAAATTATCGAAATCAAAAACGGCTACATCGAGGGAGATGAAGGCGACACGATTATCGATTTAAAGGATCAAACCGTGATGCCGGGACTCATGGATATGCATGTACATCTTTCCGGTGAATTGAGTCCGAAAAGCTACTCGGAAAAGTTCTATATGAACCCGGAAGACTACGCCTACCGGTCGGTGCCGTTTGCGAGGAGGACTTTGCTGGCCGGATTTACCACTGTTCGCGACCTGGGCGGCGTTATCAATACACCGCTGCGCAACGCCATCAACCGCGGGTTTGTAAGCGGTCCGAGAATTTTCAGCGCCGGTAAATCATTGGCGACTACCGGCGGCCATGCCGATCCCACCAACAGTTTGAACCGGCAAATTGAGGGTGACGCCGGACCGAAGGAAGGCGTCGTCAACGGCATTGAAGACGCACAAAAAGCTGTGCGCCATCGGTACAAAAACGGCGCTGACGTGATCAAAATCACGGCAACCGGCGGCGTATTGAGTGTCGCGAAGAGCGGCCAAAATCCACAGTTCACTGAAGAGGAAATTAAAGCGATTGTGGACACGGGAAAAGATTACGGCATGCACGTTGCGGCCCACGCACACGGCGCGGAGGGAATGAAACGCGCTATTCGGGCGGGTGTGCGCTCCATCGAGCACGGAACTTTGATGGATGATGAAGCGATTGAACTTTTCAAAAAGCACGGAACTTATTATGTACCGACTATTCTGGCCGGCGTAACGGTTGCAGAACGCGCCAAAATTGATGGCTATTTCCCGGATCTCGTCCGGCCGAAAGCTGCAGCCATCGGTCCGAAAATTCAAGAGACGTTCAGCCGCGCTTACAAAGCCGGCGTGAAAATTGCTTTTGGCACGGACTCCGGTGTATCCCCGCACGGTATAAATGCTCAGGAATTTGAGCTCATGGTTGAAGGTGGCATGCCGCCGATGGAAGCCATTCAGTCTGCCACGAAAGTAACCGCCGAGTTACTGGGAATCGACGATGAATTGGGCACCCTTGAAAAGGGCAAAACCGCGGATGTGGTTGCTGTGGACGGTGACCCGCTTAAAGATATTTCAGTGATGCAAAAAGTTGTGTTTGTGATGAAGGAGGGTAGGATTTATAAACACGAAACGGACACATCAGAGAAGCACACGACTTCGGTTAATATCCCTTAA
- a CDS encoding NAD-glutamate dehydrogenase — MTKDKLSKNSFKEFCEKYSFYIPEYQKNFYSPENLQLFLEARYDFFRVHSKELQIKVYNPGSKYTWLANSSVIEILMPDSPFIVDTVVDICNSQHFHINLLIHPILSVQRLEDGTLAQVDYPVNTDENESYVYVEINRLQKKELAQLQKDISNNLQELRKVVIDYPKMVSLMDSLCLEHETENEEIAWLKENFVMLGLSHYKSHQLRPKHFGIFKKAKVREVVSQELNSRPLFSSKESVAYRESNLRSNVNKERKMYFAVVKNAGADVVLAGHFRHRAELSLRNDIPAIKRLLEEMASKFRVTSTSYLQKELYRIAQSLPVGLWLTRPPAFLLRWFMKIIYNMYSTEISYDLALDENYNIVWTEIILPAADTGKIPNQRLHDFNQKHGIEIAYNIRYPINQIEVVFLGFRSDDQTLEQLKQLLQSNAHDLFSTWSSVFRELVLKKYSANGYETLNRYLGGMSPEYEVHQESKEALRDLEILENLNETGYRVAYYQQLKDDEDLIKIYISGPAKLGRLVPIINNFGFSINRDNRFIYRHDGVEKFTYSFGVQRDENLEPEDRTRIADCIEAVLNEDLTSKPINELVRIAGLTKRELDLAKALCAYFYKFNNAYTFFSIQKVLVRYPRFTKSLVCLFEVKFNPESEPADIKKAKTAISDSFRELNSVLDETICKTFFNIVNAIVRTNYYLNKREISFKIKSGLIENMPAPVPLYEIYVYSHDLEGIHLRGGRIARGGIRWSDRPDDFRTEILSLMKAQMIKNTLIVPVGSKGGFVIKNNNASNHEERMAAGVNAYKRFVSALLDLTDNISKDGSIVPAEGIKRFDGDDPYLVVAADKGTATFSDIANEISNERKFWLTDAFASGGSNGYDHKKQGITARGAWESVKRHFHEIGVNPEKSQIKVVGIGDMAGDVFGNGMLLSRSMKLVAAFNHLYIFLDPNPDPKASFQERKRLFKKCANWNEYKDELISKGGGIFNRNSRRIELSYEIRNMLGIKAKSLSGEDLIKAILRAPVDLLWNGGIGTYVKAAFETNFQAGDPANDRVRVNASEVRAKVVGEGGNLGFTQAARVEAAENGVQLNTDAIDNSGGVNMSDHEVNLKILLDILRRKRIIKDIDDRNAIIKKYEKEEIDLVLRQNYLNNLGLSLDMRRQPAQFVFIRALIKFLNRQGLFDRAKDCIPFEADLDKLEHESRALPRPVLCALIGFTKLVGTQMFLEMVRLPTPGLTDLSCGIFRQNSPKNIQGISGNIP, encoded by the coding sequence ATGACTAAGGACAAGTTATCTAAAAATTCTTTCAAAGAATTCTGCGAAAAGTATTCATTTTACATTCCTGAATACCAGAAGAACTTTTACTCGCCTGAAAATTTGCAGTTGTTTCTTGAAGCTCGATACGACTTTTTTCGAGTTCATTCCAAGGAGCTGCAGATCAAAGTTTATAATCCAGGTTCAAAATACACTTGGTTAGCCAACTCTTCGGTGATTGAAATTTTGATGCCGGATTCCCCTTTCATCGTCGATACCGTCGTTGATATTTGCAACTCTCAGCATTTTCATATCAATTTGCTCATTCATCCGATCCTCAGCGTACAAAGGCTTGAGGACGGAACGTTGGCGCAGGTAGATTATCCAGTCAACACCGACGAAAATGAATCCTATGTTTATGTTGAAATTAACCGGCTACAAAAGAAAGAGCTGGCTCAGCTTCAAAAAGACATCTCCAACAATCTGCAAGAACTCCGCAAGGTGGTCATAGATTACCCGAAAATGGTTTCTTTGATGGACTCCCTCTGTTTGGAACATGAGACCGAGAATGAAGAAATCGCCTGGTTAAAAGAGAATTTTGTCATGCTGGGACTTTCTCATTACAAGAGCCATCAATTGAGGCCAAAACATTTTGGGATATTTAAAAAAGCAAAAGTTCGCGAGGTTGTTTCCCAAGAGTTGAATTCAAGGCCGCTTTTCTCATCAAAAGAATCTGTTGCTTACCGCGAGTCCAATCTCCGCAGCAATGTCAATAAAGAACGGAAAATGTACTTTGCCGTCGTAAAAAATGCCGGCGCCGATGTCGTGCTCGCCGGGCATTTCAGACATCGCGCTGAACTTTCCCTGCGGAACGATATTCCGGCGATCAAACGTCTGCTTGAGGAAATGGCCAGCAAGTTCCGGGTAACCTCGACTTCTTATTTGCAAAAAGAGCTTTATAGAATTGCCCAGTCTCTACCCGTTGGTTTGTGGCTCACCCGTCCGCCTGCCTTCCTGTTGCGATGGTTTATGAAAATCATCTACAACATGTATTCCACCGAAATCAGTTACGACCTGGCCCTTGATGAAAATTACAATATCGTTTGGACGGAGATCATTCTTCCTGCAGCAGATACTGGCAAAATTCCAAATCAGCGATTACATGACTTTAACCAGAAGCATGGAATCGAAATTGCTTACAATATCCGCTACCCGATCAATCAAATTGAGGTCGTGTTTCTGGGTTTCCGTTCAGATGACCAGACCCTGGAGCAGCTCAAACAGTTGCTGCAATCAAATGCCCACGACCTGTTTTCAACCTGGTCATCGGTTTTTCGCGAATTGGTTCTCAAAAAATATTCTGCCAACGGTTATGAAACCTTGAATCGCTACCTCGGCGGCATGTCTCCTGAATATGAAGTTCATCAAGAATCCAAAGAGGCCCTGCGCGATTTAGAAATTTTGGAGAACCTAAATGAGACAGGCTATCGTGTCGCTTATTATCAGCAGCTCAAAGATGATGAAGATTTAATCAAAATTTACATCTCGGGTCCCGCTAAATTGGGACGGCTGGTTCCTATTATTAATAATTTTGGATTTTCCATTAATCGCGACAACAGGTTTATTTATCGTCACGACGGGGTTGAGAAGTTTACTTATAGCTTCGGCGTTCAGAGGGATGAAAATCTTGAACCGGAAGACCGCACGCGTATCGCGGATTGTATTGAGGCTGTTTTAAACGAGGACCTGACTTCCAAACCCATCAATGAGCTGGTCAGAATCGCCGGTCTTACCAAAAGAGAATTGGATCTTGCCAAGGCTTTGTGCGCTTACTTTTATAAGTTCAATAACGCTTACACTTTTTTTTCTATTCAGAAAGTTTTGGTTCGCTACCCCCGATTCACCAAGTCTCTGGTTTGCCTTTTTGAAGTGAAATTTAACCCGGAAAGCGAGCCGGCAGACATTAAAAAAGCAAAGACCGCGATCTCTGATTCTTTTCGAGAGCTTAACTCTGTACTCGATGAAACCATCTGCAAGACTTTTTTCAATATCGTGAATGCCATCGTCAGAACGAATTACTATTTAAACAAACGGGAAATTAGTTTTAAAATCAAAAGCGGTCTTATCGAAAATATGCCCGCCCCGGTTCCGCTTTATGAGATTTATGTATACTCTCACGACCTGGAAGGAATTCACCTGCGCGGCGGCCGGATTGCCCGCGGTGGAATCCGGTGGTCCGACCGGCCGGATGATTTTCGCACGGAAATCCTCAGTCTGATGAAGGCGCAGATGATCAAAAACACACTGATCGTTCCTGTGGGCAGCAAGGGTGGATTTGTCATCAAAAACAACAATGCTTCTAACCACGAAGAACGGATGGCTGCAGGAGTCAACGCATACAAAAGATTCGTTTCGGCGCTGCTCGATCTCACCGACAATATTTCCAAAGATGGTTCGATAGTTCCGGCTGAAGGAATCAAGCGATTCGACGGAGATGATCCCTACCTTGTGGTTGCTGCAGATAAAGGCACAGCCACCTTCAGCGATATTGCTAATGAGATTTCAAATGAAAGAAAATTTTGGCTCACCGATGCTTTTGCTTCCGGAGGCTCAAACGGCTATGACCACAAAAAGCAGGGCATTACGGCCCGTGGCGCCTGGGAATCCGTTAAGCGGCATTTCCATGAAATCGGTGTCAATCCGGAAAAAAGTCAGATTAAAGTAGTGGGAATTGGCGACATGGCCGGCGATGTTTTTGGAAACGGTATGCTGCTTTCCCGAAGCATGAAACTGGTTGCGGCATTTAATCATCTTTACATTTTTCTTGATCCAAATCCGGACCCCAAGGCATCTTTTCAGGAAAGGAAGCGCCTGTTTAAAAAATGTGCGAATTGGAATGAGTACAAAGACGAGCTGATTTCAAAAGGCGGGGGCATTTTTAACCGCAACAGCCGAAGAATCGAACTTTCTTACGAAATCAGAAATATGCTGGGAATTAAAGCGAAAAGCCTTTCCGGAGAGGATTTGATAAAGGCTATTCTTCGTGCGCCTGTTGATTTGCTGTGGAACGGCGGAATTGGCACTTATGTCAAGGCAGCTTTTGAAACCAATTTTCAGGCCGGCGATCCGGCAAACGACCGGGTCCGGGTGAATGCATCCGAAGTTAGAGCCAAAGTAGTTGGCGAAGGCGGAAATCTCGGCTTTACCCAGGCAGCTCGTGTCGAAGCAGCCGAAAACGGGGTGCAGTTGAACACGGATGCAATCGATAATTCCGGCGGTGTTAATATGTCGGACCATGAGGTCAATCTTAAGATTCTACTCGATATCTTGCGGCGAAAGAGAATCATCAAAGATATCGATGATCGAAACGCCATCATCAAAAAATATGAAAAAGAAGAAATCGATTTGGTGCTCCGGCAGAATTACCTTAATAATCTCGGACTTTCCCTGGACATGCGCCGGCAGCCGGCCCAATTTGTTTTTATTCGGGCTTTGATCAAATTTCTGAATCGTCAAGGATTGTTCGATCGCGCGAAGGACTGTATTCCCTTCGAGGCTGATCTGGATAAGTTGGAACATGAGTCCAGGGCGCTGCCGAGGCCGGTCCTTTGCGCTTTAATCGGATTTACGAAACTGGTTGGAACCCAGATGTTTCTGGAGATGGTGCGTTTGCCGACCCCTGGTTTGACCGATTTATCCTGCGGTATTTTCCGGCAGAACTCTCCAAAAAATATTCAAGGCATATCAGGAAACATCCCTTAA
- a CDS encoding DMT family transporter translates to MGGLFSAHQELLKKHTSFTLTYYATLFGVILLLPLTLSEGFVQQIQAISPSVILAILYMGIFASGIGYLFYNLSIKEIGATKTASFVYSLVPVFVAVLALLFFNESITGMMVLSAGLIVFGLHFMIHKRK, encoded by the coding sequence CTGGGTGGCTTATTCTCTGCTCATCAAGAACTTCTTAAGAAACACACCAGCTTTACTTTGACCTACTACGCCACTTTATTCGGGGTGATTCTTTTGCTGCCGCTTACATTGAGCGAAGGTTTTGTTCAGCAAATTCAAGCTATTTCACCATCCGTGATTTTAGCCATACTTTACATGGGAATCTTCGCATCAGGAATTGGTTATTTGTTTTATAATTTAAGCATCAAAGAAATCGGGGCGACCAAAACTGCTAGTTTTGTTTATAGCCTGGTACCGGTTTTCGTTGCCGTTCTGGCGCTGCTATTTTTCAATGAGTCGATTACCGGGATGATGGTACTAAGCGCCGGGCTCATCGTATTTGGACTTCATTTTATGATCCACAAAAGAAAATAA